From Xiphophorus hellerii strain 12219 chromosome 9, Xiphophorus_hellerii-4.1, whole genome shotgun sequence, a single genomic window includes:
- the tjp3 gene encoding tight junction protein ZO-3 isoform X3 translates to MDELTIWEQHTITLNKDPKVGFGFALSGGKDKAHPDTGDTAVVVSDVLPNGPAMGRLYHKDQIVMVNGVSMDNVHSNYTIQVLKSCGKTANVTVKRPRKIQIPATSRPTRAASQSNLLDQDPPRRARRYSDGSDNRDGGRYNTRSSPSPQRNGQVGTLPLMSGYKKLPQNHAPDKPIKTTLVKKRATDEYGLKLGSQIFIKHMTDSGLAAKEGTLQEGDLILKINGMTTENLSLLETKHLVEKSRGKLTMTVLRDDRKFLVTIPEVDDSPRNSGDELRKGSSSELEDISDIEEDIAPRRISRQHTREKRTRRTRAEPPPRAKSRDSSPARSTLTRPAPKTYAPRRAPSESDSDRSTSPPARREIPVMKDPSKYKALPGLAALPNPRSSPVQNWTLTRPSSSSSKPRRPVSESDSDRSASPPPHRESALPDTRYKSLSDLPHVSLKPSPITVRQEPPRRVSSPVRIPPPDSDSESDSTSAPPQRNSTSYSQDSISRYRTLPEVSLQPPVEPPRWSETSELPKKANSDTESDASDASVPRKDSSGGRNSNAAKGRRRVLSKKATSLAARREPSRRVKSPARPPPDDSSESDELSHLRRSGSSEREQDHRSVPRAANGGGTVRSGISVNNPQLYSKPAEEPLYFLPPDSYPSSNPGYSSDVNTVRFVKGRSLGLRLVGGNDVGIFVGGVQPNSPAYEEGMKEGDQILKVNNVDFAHFTREEAANFLLNLPAGERVELCTQKKMDLYKKIIKSNLGDNFYVRTHFDHEADNPKGLSFTRGEVFRVLDTMFTGKIGNWLAVRMGNDLHEMDKGTIPNKERAEKLATIERTQRSTGERQGTGPRAEFWKLRGLRGNKKNEKNNRRTREDLLQLTIQGKFPAYERVLLREANFKRPIVILGPLNDIAMEKLAHEMPDEYEVAEMVPRGGGGDNGSTVIKLDTVRRIAEKDKHPLLDITPTAVERLNYIQYHPMVLFLDPHSRKDVKAMRHRYKPDSSKSSRRLYSQAVKMRKHANHLFAARIDLQPGSHKWYDSLKESIRHQQSKPVWVSEITLESGGVQDLDALDPSQMDYLSAASDLEDTDGEAITDGEAYTDNEDLEEAYPGQEAARFPQSSRGPGAALARSSEPALEYDTPAADEEPDDYGYSDREVPPLMHVPEPRSPRQEDYSPSQSPAEQEEPSQRSFTDSDFDGLDVDEPNTLSDGPPDFIAPDPSNRRSVHETSYGEEQPESFPPAPLSAIEERLEQTRAAEPQTQPEQKKGPSYIVLAHHHQAVQYRRTQIQGSDSSDEDEFDEDEEADDIEWGPATEL, encoded by the exons ATGGATGAGTTAACGATATGGGAGCAGCACACGATAACACTAAACAAA GACCCAAAGGTGGGTTTTGGTTTTGCTCTATCAGGAGGGAAGGACAAGGCTCACCCAGACACTGGGGACACAGCTGTGGTGGTGTCGGATGTTTTGCCTAATGGACCGGCCATGGGACGCCTCTA ccaCAAAGACCAAATTGTCATGGTCAATGGAGTTTCGATGGATAATGTTCACTCTAACTACACCATTCAGGTCCTCAAGTCATGTGGCAAGACGGCAAACGTT ACAGTAAAACGGCCTCGAAAGATCCAGATCCCGGCCACCTCCAGGCCGACGAGGGCCGCCTCTCAGTCCAACCTGCTGGATCAAGATCCGCCGAGACGAGCGCGCCGCTACTCAGACGGCAGCGACAACAGGGATGGCGGACGTTACAACACCCGCTCCAGCCCCTCGCCTCAGCGCAACGGGCAGGTTGGGACGCTGCCGCTGATGTCCGGATACAAGAAGCTGCCGCAGAACCACGCTCCAGACAAACCGATCAAAACCACGCTGGTTAAAAAGAGAGCCACAGATG AGTATGGACTGAAGCTGGGAAGTCAgatatttataaagcacatgACAGACAGCGGCCTGGCCGCCAAGGAAGGCACACTGCAAGAAGGAGACCTAATACTAAAG ATCAACGGCATGACGACGGAGAACCTTTCCCTCCTGGAGACCAAGCACTTGGTGGAGAAGAGCAGGGGCAAGCTGACCATGACGGTCCTCAGAGACGACCGCAAGTTCCTGGTCACCATCCCGGAGGTGGACGACAGCCCCCGAAACAGCGGGGACGAGCTGCGCAAGGGCAGCAGCTCAGAGCTGGAGG ACATTTCAGATATTGAAGAGGACATCGCCCCTCGCCGGATATCACGTCAACACACCCGAGAGAAACGAACACGCAG AACGAGAGCTGAGCCACCGCCCCGAGCCAAGTCCAGGGATTCATCGCCTGCACGCTCCACACTGACCCGGCCTGCTCCGAAAACTTACGCCCCTCGCAGAG CTCCATCTGAGTCCGATTCGGACCGCAGCACTTCTCCTCCTGCCAGGAGAGAGATTCCAGTAATGAAGGACCCCAGCAAATACAA AGCTCTTCCAGGATTGGCCGCTCTCCCAAACCCACGATCTTCTCCTGTGCAGAACTGGACCTTAACCcgtccctcctcctcctcctcaaagCCACGCAGGCCGGTGTCTGAGTCCGACTCCGACCGCAGCGCCTCCCCACCTCCACACAGAGAGAGCGCCCTCCCAGACACCAGATACAA ATCTCTTTCTGATCTTCCCCATGTTAGTCTGAAACCCTCCCCCATCACAGTTCGCCAAGAGCCACCAAGAAGAGTCAGCTCCCCTGTGAGGATCCCACCCCCAG ATTCTGATTCTGAGTCGGACAGCACGTCGGCGCCTCCTCAGAGGAACAGCACTTCGTACAGCCAGGACTCGATCAGCAGATACAG GACCTTGCCGGAGGTTTCTCTGCAGCCTCCCGTCGAGCCGCCTCGATGGAGCGAAACCAGCGAACTGCCAAAGAAAG CTAACTCGGACACCGAGTCAGATGCCAGTGATGCATCCGTCCCCCGTAAGGACTCCTCAGGGGGCAGAAACTCAAACGCAGCCAAGGGGAGACGCAG AGTCCTGTCTAAGAAAGCAACTTCACTTGCTGCAAGAAGGGAGCCTTCACGTCGAGTCAAATCCCCCGCCAGGCCGCCTCCAGATG atTCCTCCGAGTCAGACGAGCTTTCACATCTCAGAAGGTCTGGCAGCTCTGAGCGAGAGCAGGACCACCGCAG TGTTCCTCGTGCTGCAAACGGAGGCGGCACCGTCCGGTCCGGGATTTCAGTGAATAACCCTCAGCTCTACT CCAAACCTGCAGAGGAGCCTCTTTATTTCCTACCTCCTGACTCTTACCCATCATCTAATCCTGG gTACAGCTCTGACGTAAACACAGTGAGGTTTGTCAAAGGGCGCAGTTTGGGCCTCAGGCTGGTGGGAGGCAACGATGTTGGGATCTTTGTGGGCGGAGTTCAGCCAAACAGCCCAGCATATGAGGAGGGAATGAAGGAGGGAGACCAGATCCTCAAG gTAAATAATGTTGATTTTGCCCATTTCACGCGAGAGGAAGCTGCCAACTTCCTCCTCAATCTCCCAGCGGGAGAGCGGGTGGAACTGTGCACTCAGAAAAAGATGGACC TTTACAAGAAGATCATCAAGTCCAACCTGGGGGACAACTTCTACGTCCGGACGCACTTTGACCACGAGGCAGATAACCCCAAGGGTCTGAGCTTCACCAGAGGAGAGGTGTTCAGGGTCCTGGACACGATGTTCACTGGGAAGATCGGCAACTGGCTCGCTGTCCGCATGGGGAACGACCTGCATGAGATGGATAAAGGAACCATCCCCAACAAGGAGCG GGCAGAGAAGCTGGCCACCATCGAGCGAACGCAGCGGTCCACTGGAGAAAGGCAGGGAACCGGCCCGAGGGCAGAGTTCTGGAAACTGCGAGGACTTCGTGGAAACAAGAAGAACGAGAAGAACAACAGACGGACTCGGGAAGACCTGCTGCAGCTCACCATTCAGGGCAAATTCCCGGCCTATGAGAGGGTCCTGCTCAGGGAAG CTAATTTCAAACGACCAATTGTCATCCTGGGACCCCTGAATGACATCGCCATGGAGAAGCTGGCCCATGAGATGCCTGATGAATATGAGGTGGCAG AGATGGTTCCACGGGGCGGCGGAGGAGACAATGGCTCCACAGTTATTAAACTGGACACTGTTAGGAGAATAGCAGAGAAg GACAAGCACCCCCTGCTGGACATCACTCCCACTGCAGTGGAGCGGCTGAACTACATCCAGTATCACCCTATGGTGTTGTTCTTAGACCCTCACAGCCGCAAAGACGTCAAGGCAATGAGGCACAGGTACAAGCCCGACTCCAGCAAGAGCTCCAGACGCCTCTACTCCCAGGCCGTCAAGATGAGGAAACACGCCAACCATCTGTTCGCAG CTCGGATAGACCTCCAGCCCGGCTCCCACAAGTGGTACGACTCTCTGAAGGAGAGCATCCGGCACCAGCAATCCAAACCTGTCTGGGTGTCAGAGATCACG CTGGAGAGCGGAGGGGTGCAGGACTTGGATGCTCTGGACCCGAGCCAGATGGACTACCTGAGCGCTGCCAGCGATCTGGAGGACACCGACGGAGAAGCCATCACCGACGGAGAGGCGTACACCGACAACGAGGACCTGGAGGAGGCCTATCCAGGTCAGGAAGCCGCCAGGTTCCCACAAAGCTCCCGGGGACCCGGAGCTGCTCTGGCCCGATCGTCCGAACCCGCCTTAGAGTACGACACTCCAGCCGCTGATGAGGAGCCTGATGACTACGGCTATTCGGACAGAGAAGTCCCACCGTTGATGCATGTGCCGGAGCCCAGGTCGCCCCGCCAGGAGGACTACAGCCCATCCCAGAGCCCTGCAGAGCAGGAAGAGCCGTCTCAACGCAGCTTTACAGACTCTGACTTTGATGGTCTCGATGTAGACGAACCCAACACTCTCTCAGACGGACCGCCAGACTTTATAGCCCCCGACCCATCAAATCGACGATCGGTACATGAGACATCGTATGGCGAGGAGCAGCCGGAGAGCTTCCCACCTGCCCCCCTGTCTGCTATTGAGGAGCGACTAGAGCAG ACACGTGCGGCAGAACCACAGACCCAGCCTGAGCAAAAGAAAGGCCCGTCGTACATCGT GTTGGCCCATCACCACCAAGCAGTCCAGTACAGACGCACACAGATCCAAGGCAGCGACAGCTCCGACGAGGACGAGTTTGACGAGGACGAAGAGGCCGACGATATTGAATGGGGTCCGGCAACTGAACTCTAG